A DNA window from Helianthus annuus cultivar XRQ/B chromosome 15, HanXRQr2.0-SUNRISE, whole genome shotgun sequence contains the following coding sequences:
- the LOC110910279 gene encoding putative exosome complex exonuclease RRP42 produces the protein MELSAALRQCLLGSKSGACMKFHSTNQTVFICNTGIPKVNVASAAIPDEQPEVDVSDEEFLQFDTTTVPVIVTLTKVGRHYIVDATSKEESQMSSAVSVSVNRQGLICGLTKSGDASLDSSVVLDMISVAKHVSEQLMNKLDSEIAAAEVMKEDS, from the exons GACAGTGTCTATTGGGAAGTAAAAGTGGGGCATGTATGAAATTTCACAGTACAAATCAAACAGTTTTCATATG cAACACTGGTATTCCAAAAGTCAACGTTGCATCAGCCGCCATACCAGATGAACAACCAGAGGTTGACGTGAGTGATGAAGAGTTTCTACAATTTGACACGACAACAGTCCCGGTTATAGTTACTTTAACTAAG GTTGGAAGGCATTATATTGTAGATGCAACTTCAAAAGAAGAATCACAAATGAGCTCTGCTGTTTCGGTGTCAGTCAACCGGCAAGGATTGATATGTGGGTTGACCAAAAGTGGGGATGCGAGTTTAGACTCGAGTGTGGTTCTTGATATGATATCGGTGGCTAAACATGTAAGTGAGCAGTTGATGAACAAATTGGATTCCGAGATTGCTGCAGCTGAGGTTATGAAAGAAGATTCATGA